Proteins encoded together in one Thermophilibacter immobilis window:
- a CDS encoding YjjI family glycine radical enzyme, giving the protein MSDNGYLNIITASNLTYKQKVLHLAQAAENSVRPLKTTKEFDRFFEARALDDMQEGNAPYRPRYICPDYQHFSGHGSEFLHLDAPRDLDDLLWGLSMVYNNVPSVTSRPVSVGQLDKIIDPFLDGVSDDEAKRALKHFLNYIDRTVASGYCHANIGPEDTRAGRLLLEVEAELQNAVPNFTLKYDPAVTPDDFMRLALTTAMKCANPAFANHAIHKHTYQGGYQVVSCYNVLPLGGGAYCLDRLLLPGMARLATSVDDFLDNILPSATGELCNYMNERIRFEVEESNFFQSSWLVKDGLISRERFTGMFGVAGMSECVKELLHLGDERAYGTDPEADELAEKIMQKIYDQVNEFDAVYSEVAGGRFTLHAQAGFSDQVGVTPGVRVKVGDEPEVLYDHIRQAASLHRFFNAGVSDIFPVEPTAEKNPDALLDVIKAAFSIDDKYLSFYSSDGDLVRITGFLVKRSEMEKYAKGEAVLADTSHDGEGNWRANDLADRKVRL; this is encoded by the coding sequence ATGAGCGACAACGGGTACCTGAACATCATCACCGCGAGCAACCTCACCTACAAGCAGAAGGTGCTGCACCTGGCGCAGGCCGCCGAGAACTCCGTGCGCCCCCTCAAGACCACCAAGGAGTTCGACCGCTTCTTCGAGGCCCGCGCGCTCGACGACATGCAGGAGGGCAACGCCCCCTATCGCCCGCGCTACATCTGCCCCGACTACCAGCACTTTTCCGGCCACGGCTCCGAGTTCCTTCACCTGGATGCCCCCAGGGACCTCGACGACCTGCTCTGGGGCCTCTCGATGGTCTATAACAACGTGCCCTCCGTCACGAGCCGTCCCGTCTCGGTGGGGCAGCTCGACAAGATCATCGACCCGTTCCTTGACGGCGTCTCCGACGACGAGGCCAAGCGCGCGCTCAAGCACTTCCTGAACTACATCGACCGCACCGTAGCCTCTGGCTACTGCCATGCCAACATAGGCCCCGAGGACACCCGAGCCGGTCGCCTGCTCCTTGAGGTCGAGGCCGAGCTCCAAAACGCCGTGCCAAACTTCACCCTGAAGTACGACCCCGCGGTGACGCCCGACGACTTCATGCGCCTCGCGCTTACGACCGCCATGAAGTGCGCCAACCCGGCGTTTGCCAACCACGCCATTCACAAGCACACCTATCAGGGCGGCTACCAGGTTGTGAGCTGCTACAACGTGCTGCCCCTGGGCGGCGGTGCCTACTGCCTGGACCGCCTCCTGCTGCCGGGCATGGCGCGCCTGGCCACGAGCGTCGACGACTTCCTGGACAACATCCTGCCCTCGGCCACCGGCGAGCTGTGCAACTACATGAACGAGCGCATCCGCTTCGAGGTTGAGGAGTCTAACTTTTTCCAGAGCTCCTGGCTCGTCAAGGACGGCCTCATCAGCCGCGAGCGCTTCACCGGGATGTTCGGCGTGGCTGGTATGAGCGAGTGCGTGAAGGAGCTCCTGCACCTGGGAGACGAGCGCGCCTACGGCACGGACCCCGAGGCCGACGAGCTGGCCGAGAAGATCATGCAGAAGATCTACGACCAGGTCAACGAGTTCGACGCCGTGTACTCCGAGGTGGCGGGCGGCCGCTTCACCCTGCACGCGCAGGCCGGCTTCTCCGACCAGGTGGGCGTCACGCCGGGCGTGCGCGTCAAGGTGGGCGACGAGCCCGAGGTCCTCTACGACCACATTCGCCAGGCCGCGAGCCTGCACCGCTTCTTCAACGCCGGCGTGTCCGACATCTTCCCCGTCGAACCCACGGCCGAGAAGAACCCGGATGCCCTTCTCGACGTCATCAAAGCCGCCTTCTCCATCGACGACAAGTACCTGTCGTTCTACTCGTCCGACGGCGACCTCGTGCGCATCACGGGCTTCCTCGTAAAGCGCTCCGAGATGGAGAAGTACGCCAAGGGCGAGGCGGTTCTCGCTGATACCTCCCACGACGGCGAGGGCAACTGGCGCGCCAACGACCTTGCCGACCGCAAGGTCAGGCTCTAG
- a CDS encoding YjjW family glycine radical enzyme activase, which yields MSAHVPINNIIPFSLVDGPGARCSVFLQGCNIRCAYCHNPETQSLCVACGACVRACPARALTLEAGAVVWDSELCTGCDTCIGTCTYRSSPRIRHMDAREVFAEVSSYQPFIRGVTTSGGECMLYPEFLLELFGLCRAAGIGALIDSNGTIDFSEHEGLLNVADGVMIDVKAWSDAWFVHLTGTDGATVRKNLAFLAERDKLEEVRVIVTEGWNDPEDAVDGIAATLGRRVGAARLRLMRFRHFGVRGPMASAPSPSDARMDALEARAHELGFGEVVVS from the coding sequence ATGTCCGCACACGTCCCCATCAACAACATCATCCCGTTCTCCTTGGTGGACGGGCCGGGGGCTCGCTGCTCGGTGTTTTTGCAGGGCTGCAACATTCGCTGCGCCTACTGTCACAACCCCGAGACCCAGTCCCTGTGCGTGGCCTGCGGCGCCTGCGTGAGGGCCTGTCCGGCACGGGCTCTCACGCTCGAGGCGGGCGCAGTCGTGTGGGACTCCGAGCTTTGCACGGGTTGCGATACGTGCATTGGCACCTGCACGTATCGCTCCTCGCCGCGCATCCGCCACATGGACGCGCGTGAGGTCTTTGCCGAGGTATCCAGCTATCAGCCCTTCATCCGTGGCGTCACGACCTCGGGCGGCGAGTGCATGCTCTACCCGGAGTTTTTGCTTGAGCTCTTTGGCCTATGCCGCGCGGCGGGGATCGGCGCCCTCATCGACTCCAACGGGACAATCGACTTCTCTGAGCACGAGGGGCTCCTAAACGTGGCCGACGGCGTGATGATTGACGTCAAGGCGTGGAGCGACGCGTGGTTCGTGCACCTCACGGGCACCGACGGCGCGACGGTGAGAAAGAACCTCGCCTTTCTGGCGGAGCGCGACAAGCTCGAAGAGGTGCGCGTCATCGTGACCGAGGGATGGAACGACCCCGAGGATGCCGTGGACGGCATCGCGGCCACGCTGGGCAGGCGCGTGGGGGCCGCGCGTCTGCGCCTCATGCGCTTCCGCCACTTTGGGGTGCGCGGGCCCATGGCGAGCGCGCCCTCCCCCTCCGACGCACGGATGGACGCGCTGGAGGCACGAGCGCACGAGCTTGGCTTTGGCGAGGTCGTGGTCAGCTAG
- a CDS encoding ATP-binding protein, giving the protein MREYIPRVVDSGLEEDLSLFGTLVLRGPKWCGKITIGRRYAKSEISMTDPAGDFAGRLMATADPATAMEGPTPRLIDEWQEVPKLWDAARFECDRRGDPGQFILTGSSTPHDAAQPMHSGVGRFSVLRMDTMTLFESGRSTGEIPLSRLLSGDTFTRAQGSMSGLPSVAEAVCRGGWPRSVGLSTKAAMRIAAEYVQTVADSDISRLDGVRRSPDKVNALLASLARNESTLAGRETARRKMCRSCLWGSRLRNRRRNSGRTA; this is encoded by the coding sequence ATGAGAGAGTACATCCCCCGCGTCGTGGACTCCGGGCTTGAGGAAGACCTTTCTCTATTCGGTACTCTCGTGCTTCGCGGGCCAAAGTGGTGCGGCAAGATCACGATCGGGCGCAGATACGCAAAGTCTGAAATCTCGATGACTGATCCAGCCGGTGACTTCGCAGGACGGCTCATGGCGACTGCGGACCCCGCGACAGCGATGGAGGGGCCGACGCCGCGTCTCATAGACGAGTGGCAAGAGGTGCCAAAGTTATGGGATGCGGCTCGCTTTGAGTGCGACCGTAGGGGAGATCCGGGGCAGTTTATCCTCACGGGCTCGTCGACCCCCCATGACGCCGCTCAGCCTATGCATAGTGGCGTAGGGCGTTTCTCCGTGCTGAGAATGGATACCATGACCCTCTTTGAGTCGGGAAGATCCACGGGAGAAATTCCTCTTTCGCGGTTACTCTCCGGAGACACGTTCACCAGGGCACAAGGATCGATGTCTGGTCTTCCGTCTGTGGCGGAAGCTGTATGTCGTGGTGGGTGGCCCCGGTCTGTCGGCCTTTCGACGAAAGCGGCGATGCGAATAGCGGCAGAATACGTGCAGACGGTCGCCGATTCAGATATATCGAGGTTAGATGGTGTGCGTCGTAGCCCCGATAAGGTGAATGCCCTACTTGCCTCGCTTGCTCGCAACGAGTCGACGCTTGCAGGGAGAGAAACCGCCCGTCGCAAAATGTGTCGTAGTTGCCTATGGGGCTCCCGCTTACGTAACAGACGAAGGAATTCAGGTCGTACCGCTTGA
- the rph gene encoding ribonuclease PH, with protein sequence MTSDSASTPARAQDRSASQMRPVTLTPNVMKNATGSCLAEFGDTRVLCSATVEEGVPSWRKGSHAGWVTAEYAMLPASTNRRTSREYRGRKGRSMEIERLIGRSLRAVCRLDRLGEVTITLDCDVLQADGGTRTASVTGAWVALHAALLSLVEKGRLPRLPLTGQVAAISAGIVGGRPLLDLDYPEDSHADVDLNLVGNEKSQIVEVQGTGERALLSREQLDELLDLGQAGIAQLTELQSQVTGFRL encoded by the coding sequence ATGACTTCCGACTCTGCTTCCACCCCTGCTCGCGCACAGGACCGCTCCGCCTCTCAGATGCGGCCCGTCACGCTCACGCCGAACGTGATGAAGAACGCGACGGGATCCTGCCTGGCCGAGTTCGGGGACACGCGCGTGCTCTGCTCGGCAACGGTCGAGGAGGGTGTGCCCTCCTGGCGCAAGGGAAGCCATGCCGGCTGGGTTACGGCGGAGTATGCGATGCTTCCCGCCTCCACCAACCGTCGCACGTCGCGCGAGTATCGAGGTCGTAAGGGCCGCTCGATGGAGATCGAGCGTCTCATCGGGCGGAGCCTGCGGGCGGTCTGCCGGCTCGACCGGCTGGGTGAGGTCACGATTACGCTCGACTGCGACGTTCTTCAGGCGGACGGAGGTACCCGCACGGCCTCCGTGACGGGAGCCTGGGTCGCGCTGCACGCGGCGCTCTTGTCCCTCGTGGAGAAGGGACGCCTGCCGCGCCTGCCGCTGACGGGCCAGGTGGCGGCCATCTCCGCGGGAATCGTGGGTGGTAGGCCCCTGCTCGACCTGGACTATCCCGAGGACTCCCATGCAGACGTTGACCTCAACCTGGTGGGAAACGAGAAGAGCCAGATCGTGGAGGTGCAGGGCACCGGCGAGCGAGCGCTTCTGAGCCGGGAGCAGCTCGACGAGCTACTCGACCTGGGCCAGGCGGGTATCGCCCAGCTGACGGAGCTGCAGAGCCAGGTAACGGGCTTTCGCCTCTAG
- a CDS encoding Mur ligase family protein, with the protein MNTTTLASLATLLTEQGLLAGTHNLTAETGTIPVTGADCNSRVVRAGHLFVCKGRAFSPAYLTSALEQGAVAYLCDEEHADGLAATAPGVPALIASDLRRAMAVTSAEAFGHPDRDLTTIGITGTKGKSTVSYMLRAVLDGGEPYSTAGVIGSIETFDGVENLESHNTTPEAPDLWRHIAHMRDAHLAYLDMEVSSQGLKYDRVLGLDLDVACFLNIGRDHISPVEHPNFEDYFASKLRIFDHARAAVINLDCDHADVIRTHAEKCERVLSFSAETRPGADVWATDVRSSCGVVQFRAHTPSWEGNIALAMPGLFNVDNALATIAICELLGIGRERIQAALVRAKVPGRMELLLTPDQKVVGLVDYAHNKLSYQKLFSSLKKEFPGFRIIALFGAPGGKAHERRQELPQEAAKWADHLIYTEEDPAHDSLEEICAQLADATPRDTSYEVIYDRPAAVRRAVELGYEGEDRALVCLLAKGDETRQHVGDAFVPCRTDADLFQEAVRAHAQKDESET; encoded by the coding sequence ATGAATACGACGACGCTCGCCTCGTTGGCCACGCTCCTCACCGAGCAGGGCCTTCTCGCAGGCACCCACAACCTCACGGCCGAGACGGGCACCATACCCGTCACCGGTGCCGACTGCAACTCGCGCGTCGTGCGCGCGGGCCATCTCTTTGTGTGCAAGGGCCGGGCCTTCTCGCCTGCCTACCTCACGAGCGCGCTCGAGCAGGGGGCCGTGGCGTATCTCTGCGACGAGGAGCACGCCGACGGGCTCGCGGCAACCGCCCCGGGCGTGCCGGCTCTCATAGCCTCCGACCTCAGGCGGGCCATGGCCGTGACGTCGGCGGAGGCCTTTGGCCATCCGGACCGCGACCTCACGACCATCGGCATCACGGGGACCAAGGGCAAGTCCACGGTCTCCTACATGCTGCGCGCCGTGCTCGACGGCGGCGAGCCCTATTCCACAGCGGGCGTCATCGGTTCCATCGAGACCTTTGACGGCGTCGAGAACCTCGAGAGCCACAACACCACGCCTGAGGCCCCCGACCTCTGGCGCCACATCGCGCACATGCGCGACGCGCACCTGGCCTACCTTGATATGGAGGTCTCGAGCCAGGGCCTCAAGTACGACCGCGTCTTGGGCCTTGACCTGGACGTGGCCTGCTTCCTCAACATCGGGCGCGACCACATCTCTCCCGTGGAGCACCCGAACTTCGAGGATTACTTTGCCAGCAAGCTGCGCATCTTCGATCACGCCCGCGCCGCCGTGATCAACCTCGACTGCGACCATGCTGACGTCATCCGCACCCATGCCGAGAAGTGCGAGCGCGTGCTGAGCTTCTCCGCCGAGACGCGTCCCGGGGCCGACGTGTGGGCAACTGACGTCCGCTCCTCCTGTGGCGTCGTGCAGTTTCGCGCTCACACTCCCAGCTGGGAGGGAAACATCGCCCTTGCCATGCCGGGCCTCTTCAACGTGGACAACGCGCTCGCCACGATTGCCATCTGCGAGCTCCTGGGTATTGGCCGGGAGCGCATCCAGGCGGCACTCGTCCGCGCCAAGGTTCCCGGTCGCATGGAGCTGCTCCTGACGCCCGACCAGAAGGTCGTGGGCCTGGTCGACTACGCGCATAACAAGCTCTCCTACCAGAAGCTCTTCTCCTCCCTCAAGAAGGAGTTCCCCGGGTTCAGGATCATCGCGCTCTTTGGGGCACCGGGCGGCAAGGCACACGAGCGCCGACAAGAGCTGCCCCAGGAGGCAGCCAAGTGGGCCGACCACCTCATCTACACCGAGGAGGACCCCGCCCACGACTCCCTCGAGGAGATTTGCGCCCAGCTGGCAGACGCCACGCCGCGGGACACGTCCTACGAGGTCATCTACGATCGCCCCGCTGCCGTGCGACGGGCCGTGGAGCTGGGCTACGAGGGCGAGGACCGCGCGCTCGTGTGCCTTCTTGCCAAGGGTGACGAGACCCGCCAGCACGTGGGCGACGCCTTCGTGCCCTGTCGCACCGACGCCGACCTCTTCCAGGAAGCCGTACGCGCCCACGCCCAGAAGGACGAGTCGGAAACGTAG
- a CDS encoding IS256 family transposase encodes MAIIGDGQDGVTPGLPRFDDGMVNVGELARVLAESVVNEVMSVEADLECEGGNQRNGYRERSLLTSVGTITLRIPKLRRGSFFPEDLVERYSRTDRAIVAAVAEMVTCGVSTRKVERVAHTLGADRLGKDAVSRMCATLDETVADLQGRVFRDLRFPYLWLDATYIKAREGGHVGSVAVVTAIAAADDGHRYLVGVDAVDTESYASWLGFLRGLRDRGVADVICVVSDAHEGLRRAIEETFPGAAWQRCIVHLERNCCSLARTRRQRALVGQVLSAVFAERDPDLVRELYHLAIDEVGAICPAAGELLEETEADALAYLDFPYEHHIRLRTNNIQERTNREIKRRSRVVQVFPSRRSLLRYVGAALSEMDEAWQSRRWFSAGSIQEAYEEDSQRTPAPAPTYEGTAAEHAAAIIRLVKADGVDSRRRAA; translated from the coding sequence ATGGCAATCATAGGCGATGGGCAGGACGGTGTGACACCGGGGCTGCCCCGGTTCGACGACGGGATGGTGAACGTGGGCGAGCTGGCGAGGGTGCTCGCCGAGTCCGTCGTCAACGAGGTGATGAGCGTCGAGGCCGACCTCGAGTGCGAGGGCGGCAACCAGAGGAACGGCTACCGGGAGCGCTCGCTGCTCACGAGCGTCGGCACGATCACCCTCCGCATACCCAAGCTCAGGCGCGGGTCCTTCTTCCCCGAGGACCTGGTGGAGCGATACTCCAGGACCGACCGCGCGATCGTGGCGGCCGTGGCCGAGATGGTCACCTGTGGGGTCTCGACGAGGAAGGTCGAGCGCGTGGCCCACACGCTCGGTGCCGACAGGCTCGGCAAGGATGCCGTCTCCCGGATGTGCGCCACGCTCGACGAGACGGTCGCAGACCTGCAGGGGCGCGTCTTCCGCGACCTGCGTTTCCCCTACCTGTGGCTCGACGCCACCTACATCAAGGCCCGGGAGGGCGGGCACGTCGGCTCCGTGGCCGTGGTGACGGCGATAGCGGCCGCCGATGACGGCCACCGCTACCTCGTCGGCGTCGACGCGGTCGACACGGAGTCCTACGCGTCCTGGCTCGGGTTCCTGAGGGGCCTGCGCGACCGTGGCGTGGCGGACGTCATCTGCGTCGTCTCCGACGCCCACGAGGGGCTGAGGCGTGCCATCGAGGAGACCTTCCCGGGCGCCGCCTGGCAGCGCTGCATCGTCCACCTCGAGAGGAACTGCTGCTCGCTCGCCAGGACAAGGCGCCAGCGCGCCCTCGTGGGGCAGGTGCTCTCGGCCGTGTTCGCGGAGCGTGACCCGGACCTCGTCAGGGAGCTCTACCACCTGGCGATCGACGAGGTTGGCGCCATCTGCCCCGCGGCGGGCGAGCTCCTGGAGGAGACCGAGGCTGACGCGCTCGCCTACCTCGACTTCCCCTACGAGCACCACATCAGGCTCAGGACCAACAACATCCAGGAGCGCACCAACCGGGAGATCAAGCGCAGGAGCCGCGTCGTGCAGGTCTTCCCCTCGAGGAGGAGCCTCCTCAGGTACGTCGGTGCCGCTCTCTCGGAGATGGACGAGGCCTGGCAGTCGAGACGCTGGTTCTCCGCAGGGTCCATCCAGGAGGCCTACGAGGAGGACTCCCAGCGTACGCCAGCGCCGGCACCGACGTACGAGGGAACCGCGGCCGAGCATGCCGCCGCCATCATCCGGCTGGTGAAGGCGGACGGCGTTGACTCGAGGAGGAGGGCGGCATAG
- a CDS encoding PTS transporter subunit EIIC: MDTYEDLARQIIEDVGGPSNVSSVTHCFTRLRFTLKDNEAVREDHLRKLSGVAGTALAAGQYQVVIGNDVTKVYDAVTSLPGITGEGEVAAESVADEKPVKPVKKGFSYWINIPLNTMSSTITPVLNGLVVTGLFKAVLSILVLLGALDTTSQTYVLLNMMSDVFFYFMPFMIAWSASKHFKCNTVISLMLVGILLHPTFTGLVSAGDSVSLFGLPVHAISYSSSLLPALITVWAQSKVERLFSKTFFNKLGLIELLPTFIVMAPLTLLVTGPVGSIIGEVIASAMLALYQNYYLLGVFAVCLIMPVLILTGSHWILMPTALSNLSTLGFDPFLWVGFAVINFTQLAVSLAIFFKAKSREIKEFAGSAVLPIATAGVTEPCMYGLTLKLKKPLIATFVGCAVGGLYCGLMHVKVFELITVSLVSLPQFIDPAGGNNFVVALIGMALVFVVTFVVTDRVAKVGVSTFPSGLKA, encoded by the coding sequence GTGGATACCTATGAAGACCTTGCCCGTCAGATTATTGAAGACGTGGGTGGGCCCTCGAATGTCTCAAGCGTAACGCACTGCTTTACCAGGCTCCGCTTTACTCTCAAGGACAACGAGGCAGTACGGGAGGATCACCTCAGGAAGCTATCGGGCGTTGCCGGGACCGCGCTCGCGGCCGGTCAGTATCAGGTTGTGATTGGCAATGACGTGACGAAGGTCTACGACGCCGTGACGAGCCTGCCAGGCATCACCGGCGAGGGTGAGGTAGCCGCAGAGTCCGTCGCCGACGAGAAGCCCGTCAAGCCGGTCAAGAAGGGTTTCTCGTATTGGATCAACATTCCTTTGAATACCATGTCGTCCACCATCACGCCGGTCCTTAACGGACTCGTGGTCACGGGGCTATTCAAGGCGGTTCTCTCGATTCTTGTCCTGCTCGGAGCGCTCGACACCACGAGTCAGACGTACGTGCTGCTCAACATGATGAGCGATGTGTTCTTCTACTTCATGCCGTTCATGATCGCATGGAGCGCCTCCAAACACTTCAAGTGCAATACCGTGATCTCGCTCATGCTCGTGGGAATTCTTCTGCACCCCACCTTCACCGGCCTGGTGAGCGCAGGTGATTCTGTGAGTCTCTTTGGTCTGCCGGTGCACGCCATCTCCTACAGTTCGTCGCTGCTCCCGGCGCTTATCACCGTGTGGGCTCAGTCCAAGGTTGAGCGGCTGTTCTCCAAGACGTTCTTCAACAAGCTTGGCCTCATTGAGCTTTTGCCTACTTTTATTGTTATGGCCCCACTGACGCTCCTGGTAACGGGCCCCGTGGGCTCCATCATCGGCGAGGTCATCGCTAGCGCCATGCTCGCGCTGTATCAGAACTACTACCTGCTGGGCGTCTTTGCTGTCTGCCTTATCATGCCCGTGCTCATCCTTACGGGAAGCCATTGGATTTTGATGCCCACAGCCCTCTCTAACCTCTCGACCTTGGGCTTTGATCCTTTCCTCTGGGTGGGCTTCGCCGTTATCAACTTCACGCAGCTTGCGGTCTCCCTGGCGATCTTCTTCAAGGCTAAGAGCCGCGAGATCAAGGAGTTCGCTGGCAGCGCTGTGCTTCCCATTGCCACGGCTGGCGTGACCGAGCCCTGCATGTATGGCCTCACGCTCAAGCTTAAGAAGCCTCTCATTGCCACGTTCGTGGGCTGCGCGGTAGGTGGCCTGTACTGCGGCCTCATGCATGTCAAGGTGTTCGAGCTCATTACTGTCTCCCTGGTGAGCCTGCCGCAGTTCATCGATCCCGCAGGAGGCAACAACTTCGTGGTTGCCCTTATCGGCATGGCACTCGTGTTCGTGGTGACCTTCGTGGTGACAGATCGTGTCGCGAAAGTTGGTGTAAGCACGTTCCCCTCAGGCCTGAAGGCCTGA
- a CDS encoding MurR/RpiR family transcriptional regulator: protein MDANGFGLLSSISEILNSRKRDSDYAIARYLVPRLDNLRSLMITDITENAFVTRSAVRRFCNKLGFSSFSELKSQVTTAAYPSDLNHRDLQENVVEYRASLDGGIEDMLSEMGRTVNNDQVVALSRSLHDHAGVVLVCANNTSGTLVRFQQELFYAQKFIQLATDSYRTRLVESTDDEDRLVVVVSASGVFARNIESWISEIESEKYLITANPAAVRIDDYDRTYCLNCSPIDHDSWGLFGKYGMTYFFDLLSACYLHLYGA, encoded by the coding sequence GTGGACGCTAACGGCTTTGGCCTCCTCAGTTCAATCTCGGAAATTCTCAACTCGCGCAAGCGAGACAGCGACTACGCTATTGCCCGCTACCTCGTTCCACGCTTGGACAACTTGCGCTCCTTGATGATTACCGATATCACGGAGAATGCCTTTGTGACGCGCTCGGCGGTCCGTCGATTTTGCAACAAGCTGGGTTTTAGCAGCTTCAGCGAGCTTAAGTCTCAGGTGACAACAGCCGCCTATCCGAGCGACCTTAACCATCGAGACCTGCAGGAAAATGTTGTGGAGTATCGTGCAAGCCTCGACGGGGGCATTGAGGATATGTTGTCGGAGATGGGACGCACGGTGAACAACGACCAGGTCGTTGCCCTTTCTCGGAGCCTCCATGATCATGCCGGCGTGGTTCTCGTATGCGCCAACAATACCAGCGGAACGCTTGTGCGATTTCAGCAGGAGCTCTTCTATGCGCAAAAGTTCATTCAACTTGCAACGGATTCTTATCGGACGCGCCTCGTGGAGTCTACAGATGACGAGGACCGACTCGTTGTGGTGGTCTCGGCGTCCGGCGTGTTCGCACGTAATATAGAGAGCTGGATCAGCGAGATCGAATCCGAGAAGTACCTTATTACGGCAAACCCCGCAGCCGTGCGCATTGATGACTATGACCGAACTTACTGTCTCAACTGCAGCCCCATTGACCACGACAGCTGGGGGTTGTTCGGAAAATATGGGATGACATACTTCTTTGACTTGCTTTCGGCATGCTACCTACATCTTTACGGTGCGTAG
- a CDS encoding glycoside hydrolase family 1 protein, which produces MRFTSREFEGRPFIWGSANSAYQCEGAWDADGRGLGEWDYFNAQPHMNTNHVDATQTSDFYHRYREDIDLMAQGGQNSVRLSLSWSRIIPQGTGEVNEQGVSFYNDLIDYCVERGVEPNLTLLQYDLPYAMALTGGWSNSATADAFCAYACVCFERFGDRVCLWSTVDEPQYYSYCANFLGIYPPCRHVDIQSYLQWQYNQMLGSAKAIKAFHGGGYEGAIGVIHQDCNVELAPGTRGREGVYAAADFFYNRLILCPALEGRIPPETNAMLEKLGTYLYRVPNEEEIFSDGIVDFLSLNVFCRKYVTDWQGGAMQASGNIKGADSSSVEGQVVAPLFETAYDAGETHNQWGRELLPRVMYSSLMRVKEQYGNPPVVAENGHGSYETPDARGFVEDDGRISVIGEFLDHLEKAKREGANVRGYYYWSTMDLYSWVNGYEKRYGLVRVDFDNGLKRIPKKSWGWYRDLIRQPKS; this is translated from the coding sequence ATGAGGTTCACATCAAGAGAGTTCGAGGGGCGTCCCTTCATCTGGGGCTCGGCAAACTCCGCGTATCAGTGTGAGGGTGCGTGGGATGCTGACGGAAGGGGCCTAGGCGAGTGGGACTACTTCAACGCACAGCCTCACATGAATACCAATCACGTTGATGCTACGCAGACAAGCGACTTCTATCATCGTTATCGCGAGGACATTGACCTCATGGCCCAGGGCGGCCAGAACTCCGTGCGCCTGTCCCTCTCATGGAGTCGCATCATTCCCCAGGGTACCGGTGAGGTGAACGAGCAGGGCGTCTCCTTCTACAATGATCTCATTGACTACTGCGTCGAACGAGGGGTGGAGCCCAATCTCACCCTCCTCCAGTATGACCTGCCCTATGCCATGGCCCTTACGGGGGGGTGGTCGAACTCTGCTACCGCAGATGCCTTCTGCGCGTACGCCTGCGTGTGCTTTGAGCGTTTTGGCGACCGCGTGTGCCTCTGGTCGACGGTGGACGAGCCTCAGTACTACAGCTACTGTGCCAACTTTCTGGGGATTTACCCGCCTTGCCGGCATGTGGATATCCAGTCGTACCTTCAGTGGCAGTACAACCAGATGCTGGGGAGCGCCAAGGCGATTAAGGCGTTCCATGGGGGCGGCTATGAGGGGGCCATTGGCGTTATACATCAAGACTGCAATGTTGAGCTGGCCCCGGGGACGCGAGGTCGTGAGGGCGTTTATGCAGCGGCTGACTTCTTCTACAATCGATTGATCCTGTGTCCGGCACTCGAGGGCAGGATTCCCCCCGAGACCAATGCCATGCTTGAGAAGCTAGGCACCTATCTGTATCGCGTGCCCAATGAAGAGGAGATTTTCTCCGACGGTATCGTAGACTTTCTGAGCCTGAACGTGTTCTGCCGCAAGTATGTAACGGACTGGCAGGGCGGCGCCATGCAGGCGTCTGGGAACATAAAGGGAGCGGACAGCTCGAGCGTGGAGGGGCAGGTGGTCGCCCCCCTGTTTGAAACTGCCTACGATGCAGGGGAGACACACAACCAGTGGGGAAGAGAGCTTCTCCCTCGCGTCATGTACTCGTCGCTTATGCGGGTGAAGGAGCAGTACGGCAACCCTCCCGTGGTCGCCGAAAACGGACACGGCAGCTACGAGACGCCTGACGCGCGCGGTTTCGTGGAAGACGATGGGCGCATATCGGTTATCGGAGAGTTTCTGGACCATCTGGAGAAAGCCAAGCGTGAAGGTGCCAACGTGCGAGGCTATTACTATTGGTCTACCATGGACCTCTATAGCTGGGTCAACGGCTACGAGAAGCGCTATGGCCTCGTGCGCGTTGACTTTGACAACGGTCTCAAGCGGATTCCCAAGAAGAGCTGGGGATGGTATCGGGATTTGATACGCCAGCCCAAGAGCTGA